The window TGCCTAGCACCACAAGAGCTCATGTGGCTCTTCAAATCTAAAGTGCCACTGGTTCATTTTGCAATACGAAGTTTATGACAATACATGCACTCAACTTTCCATTCTCTATCAATATTTTTTTTCTCAAAATTACCTTCCCATACGACTGATGTGAGAGCTTTCTCTTATTGCCAGCCAGACCTTGCGATGCTCCCACACCACTAATAGCTTGTATGTTAGAATTTGAGCTAGCAGCAGAGTCAACATTTCCAGAGCTAACCACAACAGGGCCTTGTGCTCCATCATGAGAAGCTATTGAGCTATACATGCAAAAAAAAAATCTCCAGTTCAGTTAAGGAGAGCCATGGTACATAATGTCTGAACTATACAAATTTGGAAAGATTGTGACCTCTAGATTGTAGTGAATGGTAAGTACAAACCGAAGCTATTTTTTGCCATATCTTCTTTTAGGGACTAATGTAGATCTGCCCAGATTACAAGTCAGATTCTAATGAATCTTAATGATTCGTACCTCTCTAGATTGAAATACACCGATGTGATAAAACCTAATTGCTAATTAACATACATAGCTACAGATCACGCCATGTTCAAAATCTGAACAATGCTCATTTGGTAACCAATGAAAACTACCTAACTCTATAAATCTCTTCTAATCGGTACAGTAAACTATAAGAAATACTTAATTTGTAGACATGCATAAGAATGATTCATCGAAAATTACTATTGCTCCAGTTAGTAATGTAAACTTCAAGAAATACTTAATTTGTAGACATACGGGAGTGGGATTCATGGAACAAAAATATTACTACTGCTCCAATTGTTACTGTAAAACTGAAAGAAAAACTTAATTTGCAGACATACATGAGAGGTATTCAGGGGAATTTTTTGACTACTGCTCGATTTACTATTGTAAGTTGAAACAAATAATTTGCAGACATACATGCGGATTCAGGGAACAAGCAGGAACACCACACAGAAAAACTTACCCTGAGACTCTGAGAGGATTCGGGGATTTTGGGAACGAGTAGGAACACCACACATAGAAAAATTACTACTGCTCCAGTTGCTACATGCTCATGTTGGACACCCACGTACAGGAACACCCCACATACATGAGAGGATTCAGGAAACAGCAAAACTTACCCTGAATGCAGACTATTCGGTGTGTTCATCACCTTCTCAGCACGGTCATGATCCACTTCTTGGTATGCGCCCGTCTCTCTACACTCACGTGCTGCCATGCTCCTAGTCCGGCGCGGAGCGATACTCGTGCGTCGCGCTGCTCCGCGTCGCTGTGCTCTGCATCCCAGTTCAGAGACTTGCGCCGGCCCGCCGCCGTACCCGTGCGTGCCAGGAGAATCCGAGATGGAGGGTCGAGGGGATATGGAGTTGGGCTCCTACTGGACAGTGGCGTTGGGTGCTGAAGTGCTGCATGCCTACACCATATGTAGAGGTAAAGGCTGGTGGCGCCGACGACTGCATCTAGAGCAGCGGGAGGATAAGACAAGGCGAGGAAGATGAAGCTTAATGACAAGTCGTTTAACGAGGAGATAGAAGAATGAGAAGAGGTGGCGGAGTAAAGTTATGGTGGGAATCGGGAGGGACTGTGCAATTTACTTCTCATTTTTTATAATAAAAAATCATTAGAAGATATGGGGATCAGCAAATTTTTCCATACATGTCATACCATCGGGCCGTGTTCGGGTATATCCATGGATACATAATTATGTCCATGCCCTATCTATGAGTAATCGGGTCGGGTTCGGGTGCTGCCCATGGATATAAAAATGtacccaaaccctatccattcgggtcggatatccacgggtatccatgtccatggataaaattgccatccttactcATCTGAAAGCCATTACCAACCGAGAATGAACCTCGTCTAAATAAATCCGCCTTGAAACTCATCAAGCCTTTCCAAAAAGTGAATCTATCGGCTTTGCCGTTACCTAGGACACAATTTTTGATTTGAGGTATCTGTTACAAAGCAACTCATGCCAAACTCCCCTTCCCTACCCATCGTTAAGCATCTTAAACAACCgtttactccctccatttttacttACCCACATATTAGCTTTGACTTAAATCAAACTTTATAAACATTTGGCCAAATTTTTAGAAAATAATCTAAACTTTCGCAGTAACAAATACTATACATGGTATGTAAATATAGTCAATGATGattctaatgatattgatttgatattgtggatgtaatatttttttatataaacttggttaaagtttgcaaagtttgactCGAGACAAAGCTAATATACTAAGTAAATAAAAACGAAGGAAGTAGTAGGTGGGCACTTATTCTTAATTTTCAGGTCCTCGATATCTATCCCCACTTAGCTCATTactttttactttttttctttACATCACGTTGCCAGAAAAATCTGAATCTATAATAATCCAATCTTTTCATTACCCCTTTGCGTATCTCAAAGGAAAGCATAAACATCGGTAAGATATTGAATGCCATTTTTTATAGAACACAGTATAGACACATGCACTCATATATGCGTGCGTACATTCATTTCTATGAACACACGCagatcctacccctatgagcacctctgagagatTGAGAATGTCTTCTTCCACTAAACGCGCATCACCAAAGATCCTGAAATGAATCCAGAAATGATGTGAGCACTAGGATTTAAATCCTAGgaataccactgtcctcctaaccatccaaccactaaCCAGTGTTAGTTCTTAGATACTGAATATCATTGATAAGTCAAGTCTACCCCCATGAGAGTTGTAGGTAGTCAAAGTCATACGTAGAAGGCCATAAAAAAATCCTATATTTTGGGGGAAGGGGAGTAGAGCTTAAGCTTACATATACATGCATGAAGTGATAACCCAAAGGAAAACCTTGCACGCAGGCATACACATACATGCATGCATGATTAGCCGTTGAGACGCTAATTGTAGCATTTTTGTACGCTAGTTAGTCTTATCCGTGGATTAGATATCCCGTGAGACCGTATCCAAACCACCAGGCCGGCCCCATAACCATGCATGCAGATCGTATCCAAACCCTAATAATTAGTTAGGCACGGCGCTCGATCACCAACCTTTATAAAACCCTACCCGCGCTGTGCAGCAAACCTTGCTCTCACCATCACCAACCCATTTTGCTTAGCTCCCATCTGATTCCGAGCTCGACTACCAGCTCCAAGCTATCTGGCGCGTGCTCTCATGGCCATGGCCATGGTTGCCAGGCCAATCACGGCCTTCATCTTcacatttctcctcttcttcctcttcctccacaCCGCAAGCCCGGCTCTCTTGGGAGAAGACGTCGACCGCTCCGTGCTTTTAGTCTTCAAGGCCGGCGTGTCCGGCGACCCCAAGGGAGCACTCGTTGGCTGGGGCTCGCCGGACGTGTGCAACTGGACCGGTGTCGCTTGCGACGCGGAGCACCATGTTGTCGAGTTAATACTAAGTGAACAAGAGCTCTGTGGCGAGGTCTCGCCCGCGCTTGGCAACCTCTCGCACCTCAGGACGCTCAACCTCTCTGGCAACCACTTCACCGGCAGCGTCCCACCGGAGCTCGGCAACCTCTCCTACCTCAAGTTTCTCGACGTGTCCTTGAACACGCTCACCGGGACGGTTCCGCCAGAACTCGGCAACCTCTCCAACCTTAAGTTTCTCTACGTGTCCTTGAACACGCTCACCGGGACGGTTCCGCCAGAGCTTGGCAACCTCTCCCGCCTAAAGTTTCTCGACCTGTCGTCGAACATGCTCACCCGGACAGTCCCGCCGGAGCTTGGAAACCTGTCCCGCCTCAAGTTTCTCGATGTGTCGTCGAACACGCTCACCGGGGCGGTCCCGCCGGAGCTCGGCAACCTCTCGAGACTCGGCATCCTTGATCTCTCTGAGAACGTCTTCTCCGGGGCGGTGCCGCAGGAGCTCGGGAAGCTTTCTCGGCTGACGCAGCTCAGCCTCAACGGAAACAAGTTGGAGGGATCGATTCCGGTGGAGCTCTCGCGTATTAGGCGCTTGGTATACCTCAATCTCGGCGACAACAACCTCTCCGGGCATATCCCATCTGCTATCTTCTGCAACCTCTCCGCCTTGAACTACAATGATATGTCGTCCAACTTTCTGGACGGCGAGATCCCCATACAAGCAGATTGCCCACTCCCCGAGTTGATGTCCCTCGTGTTGTGGTCCAACAAACTCAATGGCAGCATCCCTCCCTCGCTGTCAAACTCGACGAAGCTCCGATGGCTGCTACTGCAGTCGAACTTCCTCACCGGCGAGCTGCCGTCGGATGACATGTTCAGCGGCATGAGGAGCCTTGAGTATTTGCACCTATCATCCAACTTCCTCGCGAACTCGCGGAACAACACCGACCTGGAGCCGTTCTTCGCCTCGCTTGCCAACTGCACCGACTTGAAGGAGCTCAGTGTCGCCAGGAATGACATCGTCGGCATGATCCCACCTGTCATCGGTCGCCTCGCTCCCAGCCTCATGCAGCTCCACCTTCAGTTTAACAGACTCTTTGGCCCGATCCCGGCGAATATCTCCAACCTCACCAACCTCAATACCCTCAACCTCTCCCATAACCTCTTCAACGGCTCCATCCCACAGGGCATCCCCAGCATGCGACAGCTTGAGCAGCTGCACCTCTCAAATAACCTGCTCTCCGGTGATATCCCGCTATCCCTTGGCATGATCCCGTGGCTCGGGCTCGTCAATTTTTCGCAGAACCGGCTCACCGGCGCCATTCCGCCGAGCATCGTGCAGTGTGTGATGATGCAAAATCTTGATCTCTCCTACAACATGCTGGGAGGCGAGATCCCAGCTGGCTTGACTAGGCTGAGCGGATTGCTCAACCTCAACCTCGCCGGCAATCTGCTATCTGGCGTGATCCCCGTGACCATGGGCGAGATGGTTAGGCTGCAATTGCTTAACCTATCATCAAACCAGCTCTCCGGCACGATCCCGCCGCAGCTCGGCAGCTGCATCGAGCTCAAGTACCTCGACGTGTCCGGCAATGGCCTCACGGGGACCCTCCCTCAATCCTTGGAGAAGGTGGCGTCGCTGCTACGTGTTAACTTTTCCTACAACGACTTCTCGGGCGAGGTGCCGAGCGGCGGGGTCTTTGCAGGGTTCCTGGCGGACGCGTTCCTCGGCAATGACAGACTGTGTGCGGGGACGGCGTCGATGACGCCTGGGTTGGCTAGGTGCAGCGGCGCGAAGCGCAACTTGCTCCATAGCCGGCGAGTGGTGTTGCTCGTCGTTGGCACAGTCGCGAGCTTCACGATGGCAATCATTGGGCTCGCCACGTGCCGCGCCGTGGGACGAGATAGGCGGCGCTCACCGCTACCATGCGAACCCGACACGAGGGGGGACTACCCGAGGATCTCTCAACGGGAGCTCTACGAGGCGACGGGCGGGTTCGAGCAGTCGAGGCTGATCGGCGCGGGGCAGTTCGGGCGTGTGTACGAGGGGACGCTCCGCGACGGCTCGCGTGTCGCTGTCAAAGTGCTTGACCCAAAGAATGTAGGTGGGGAGGTTTCCCGGAGTTTCAAGCGGGAGTGCGATGTGCTGAGGCGGACGCGGCACCGGAACCTGGTGCGCGTTATCACCACGTGCAGCCAGCCGAACTTCCACGCGATCGTACTCCCGCTGATGACAAATGGTAGCCTCGAGAGCCACCTCTACCCGTGTGACGGCGGCCCCGGACGTGGCATGGACCTCGCATGGCTGATTGGCATCGCCGGCGGCATAGCCGAGGGGCTCACCTACCTGCATCACTACGCACCCGTCCGCGTCATACACTGCGACCTTAAGCCCAGCAACGTGCTCCTCGACGACGACATGACGGCCGTTGTGGCTGACTTCGGCATCGCGCGGCTGGTCAAGGACATGGGTGACGACGACAACACATGTTTTGCTGACCCCTGCAACTCAACTGCTGGATTGTTGCAAGGTTCTGTGGGCTACATCGCACCAGGTAATTTACAACACAATCGAATCAACATAGCATATGTGTAGTGTAAATGCATGTGACATTCTTCTCTTGACATTTTATAACGTTTTTGTTGCATGATTTTAGAGTACGGACTAGGAGGCCACCCTTCAACGGAAGGCGACGTGTACAGCTTTGGCGTGATGCTACTAGAGCTGATCACCGGGAAGCGTCCGACCGATGTGCTCTTCCAAGAGGGGCTCACGTTGCACGGCTGGGTGCGGCGGCACCACCCGCGTGACCTCACCACCATCGTCGCACCGCCATGGCTGGTGGGCACAGACGTGGTGTCATCGGCAGTGCAAGCAAGCAACGTCGTGGTCGAGCTGATGGACCTTGGGATCGCGTGCACTCAGTACTCGCCGCCGGTGAGGCCCACCATGGTGGAGGTGTGCCGCGCGATCGCCCTCCTCAAGGATTCGTCTTCTTCCTGACGTACTTGTGGTTACGTATTCATGATatatactagcaaacatgcccgtgcgttgccacgggagaAAAAATCATCCCTCGTACACATAGCAACTACATCAGCAAATCCCTTAAATCTTTTACGATGACGCATGACAAACAACATAATAAGTTGTATTATTGCATATAAAAACCTAAAAATCGGATGATTTTTCAAGTGTACTCAAAGTGTTTCCAACTTATTAGATAATGGAAATATCAACCTAGTTGTCGCTATCTTTTTACACCTTTATTGTAATTACTCCTCGGTGATGCCCAACAAATATTGATGATAAGAGCAAAGTAATtttatatgcccgtgcgttgcaacgggagaaaaaaaaatcCATGCCTCATAAACACAACGACATCAACAAATCCCTTAAAATCTTTCATGATGCCACACAACAAGCAACATGATAAGTGGTGTTGTGCAAAAACACAAAGGTGTAATGATTTTTGAAGTGTACTCAAGGTGTTTAGAATTCATTATACAACACAAATATCTACCTAGTTGCCAGTATATGTTTACGCATTTGTTGTTGTTTCTCGGTGATGCCCAAAAAAATATTGCATTAGAATGAAAGTAGCAAAGTACATTTTAGTATTTAATGATAACATGTGCATAAGAGCATTATTTTTGTCATATACtctctccgtccgaaaaagcttgtcccaaacttgtccctcaaatggatgtatctagcaccaagttagatTTAATGGTGATAGCATATTTGAAATCTACGTATTTTGTGTGTGTTCGCAATCATAATTCAGTTACTTAATTTGGTTGCAAATATATTGGATAGCTCCACCAAAAACAACCAATCTATAAAGGACATATGCAATAGGCATTTCTAAAATATCTCATCATATAAAGAAGGTATTGTTTAAGTTTGCACCCTGAACAtaattttaaaaattaatgatgatAGCATATTTGAAATCTTCGTATTTTGTGTGTGTTTGGCATCATAATTCAGTTACTTAATTTGGTTGCAAACATATTGGATAGCTCCACCAAAAATAACAAATCTATAAGGACATATGCAATAGGCATTTCTAAAATATGTCATCATATAAAGAAGGTATTATTTAAGTTTGCACCCTGAACATAATTTTTAAAATTAATGATAATAGCATATTTGGAATCTACACATTTTTCTGATGAATTTTCATATATGACATGTCACATTGAGTTAGGGTTTTAAAGAtatgaaattttcaaaaaatatttgatcTTTGTAAGAAATTAAAAGAAAAAAGGGAGGGCGTGGGAATCGAAGCCACGACCTCCAACAAGGTCGGCCAAGGAACCGACCAGTGCGCTAGTCATATGGTTATTGTCCATGAGGGGATCTACACTTTTTTCTAACGCGTCATAACGAAAAAAATGTCGGTGATAAAACTGCATTGATGGACACTGCATGAGCTAGACCGATGAGTGAGTGCCTTGCCTTGACCTAGCATAGCGGTGTTTATAATAATTAGTAATGTGGTATAAAAAATATAGCTGTGTATGAAGGCAAAATAGAAATTTAGTCATTTTTATATAGCTTACAAAAATTAACCCTTAgaaagttgtgtcaatttttgagggTTCAACGGTGTACAAGACATGGAAAACTTTTTTTTTATCCAAATCGAGGGACTGAATACAATCATGAAGCGACCCCTACAGATCTCCTGCGACGGTTCATTATGTTCATTATTTATGGATctgttttaatttttgtgaacatattCCAAACTTTAATGGACATTTTTTAAATTCCCTAATATGTTTTGAATACTGGatatttttaaaaaatcatgaacattttttgtttcCTGAAAATTTATTTGAAACCGTGATAGTTTTTTataatatgtgaacaattttttgaaatcatgatcattttatgattttccgaatgttttttttaattcacaaacagtttataatttttcaagactttttctgaaatattttttTCCTGGAAATCACGAATAAATTTAAAGAAGAAAAAACTAAAACAGAAATAAGAACGTGAAaggcaaaaaatgaaataaaagcaGGGGCGTTGCAACCTGCAAATGGGCCGGCCTATGTGTGCGGGAGGAGTAGGCGCGTCATAACGAAAAAAATGTCGGTGATAAAACTGCATTGATGGACACTGCATGAGCTAGACCGATGAGTGAGTGCCTTGCCTTCACCTAGCATAGCGGTGTTTATAATAATTAGTAATGTGGTATAAAAAATATAGCTGTGTATGAAGGCAAAATAGAAATTTAGTCATTTTTATATAGCTTACAAAAATTAACCCTTAgaaagttgtgtcaatttttgagggTTCAACGGTGTACAAGATATGGAAAACTTTATTTTATGCAAATCGAGGGACTGAATACAATCATGAAGCGACCCCTACAGATCTCCTGCGATGGTTCATTATGTTCATTATTTATGGATctgttttaatttttgtgaacatattCCAAACTTTAATGGACATTTTTTAAATTCCCTAATATGTTTTGAATACTGGatatttttaaaaaatcatgaacattttttatttcctGAAAATTTATTTGAAACCGTGATAGTTTTTTataatatgtgaacaattttttgaaatcatgatcatTTTATGATTTTCCGAATGTTTTTTTTAATTCACAAACAGTTCATAATTTTTCAAGactttttttgaaatatttttttccTGGAAATCACGAATAAATTTAAAGAAGAAAAAACTAAAACAGAAATAAGAACGTGAAaggcaaaaaatgaaataaaagcaGGGGCGTTGCAACCTGCACATGGGCCGGCCTATGTGTGCGGGAGGAGTAGGCGCGCTTGCGAGACGAAAAAGAAGAGATAAAAGGTGGGCAGGCAGGGATCGAACCTTGGTCTCTATGGTGGAAGCGTGCAGCGCTGGCCACTGCGCTGAGCCATCTTCGTGTTATATTAGGGGATCTCGGCTTATATAAACCCGAAGTAACAGTGCGATGCGTGAACCTTTTTTgccacttacgggtggcattggtgggtaaattTTGCTAACTTCGAAGGTATTTTt is drawn from Triticum dicoccoides isolate Atlit2015 ecotype Zavitan chromosome 4A, WEW_v2.0, whole genome shotgun sequence and contains these coding sequences:
- the LOC119289974 gene encoding putative leucine-rich repeat receptor-like serine/threonine-protein kinase At2g24130 encodes the protein MVARPITAFIFTFLLFFLFLHTASPALLGEDVDRSVLLVFKAGVSGDPKGALVGWGSPDVCNWTGVACDAEHHVVELILSEQELCGEVSPALGNLSHLRTLNLSGNHFTGSVPPELGNLSYLKFLDFLYVSLNTLTGTVPPELGNLSRLKFLDLSSNMLTRTVPPELGNLSRLKFLDVSSNTLTGAVPPELGNLSRLGILDLSENVFSGAVPQELGKLSRLTQLSLNGNKLEGSIPVELSRIRRLVYLNLGDNNLSGHIPSAIFCNLSALNYNDMSSNFLDGEIPIQADCPLPELMSLVLWSNKLNGSIPPSLSNSTKLRWLLLQSNFLTGELPSDDMFSGMRSLEYLHLSSNFLANSRNNTDLEPFFASLANCTDLKELSVARNDIVGMIPPVIGRLAPSLMQLHLQFNRLFGPIPANISNLTNLNTLNLSHNLFNGSIPQGIPSMRQLEQLHLSNNLLSGDIPLSLGMIPWLGLVNFSQNRLTGAIPPSIVQCVMMQNLDLSYNMLGGEIPAGLTRLSGLLNLNLAGNLLSGVIPVTMGEMVRLQLLNLSSNQLSGTIPPQLGSCIELKYLDVSGNGLTGTLPQSLEKVASLLRVNFSYNDFSGEVPSGGVFAGFLADAFLGNDRLCAGTASMTPGLARCSGAKRNLLHSRRVVLLVVGTVASFTMAIIGLATLLDPKNVGGEVSRSFKRECDVLRRTRHRNLVRVITTCSQPNFHAIVLPLMTNGSLESHLYPCDGGPGRGMDLAWLIGIAGGIAEGLTYLHHYAPVRVIHCDLKPSNVLLDDDMTAVVADFGIARLVKDMGDDDNTCFADPCNSTAGLLQGSVGYIAPEYGLGGHPSTEGDVYSFGVMLLELITGKRPTDVLFQEGLTLHGWVRRHHPRDLTTIVAPPWLVGTDVVSSAVQASNVVVELMDLGIACTQYSPPVRPTMVEVCRAIALLKDSSSS